From a single Alloactinosynnema sp. L-07 genomic region:
- a CDS encoding molybdopterin-dependent oxidoreductase, whose translation MRTAHRTCPICDAICGLRLTVDDGGQVTSVKGDRDDPLSKGYLCPKGASLANIDADPDRLRMPMIREGEQWREASWEEAFRAVDTGLRAVMDTHGRDAVGVYFGNPTYHTMAGFMYRQPLSQSLGSRNVYSAATIDQMPKHVSTGLMFGDAMAFPVPDIDRTDYLLVLGANPLVSNGSLCVAPDFGGRLKALKARGGKLVVADPRRTRTAAVADEHLAIRPGTDPYFLLSIVHTLLTEDLTTIEVPVAGLDELRALAADFSPAVTESITGIASATTHRVARELAAAPSAAVYGRIGTSTVEFGTVAQWLIDTVNILTGNFDSPGGVMFTRTAAFEIFRTGQTFAMGSWHSRVRGLPEILGEVPVATLADEIETPGEGQVRAMIMIAGNLVLSAPNGPRLDRAFADLDFMVCVDPYLNETTKHANVILPPPGILQAPHYDFLELTVVVRNYVRFSPAVKPLADDQRSEAEILAKLTMIVSGMGPDGEVAGFDEMVIGGLLEAMTQIPITTIAGRDPVEVRAELTGDTGPEIFLDALLKLGPYGLSLAELKKHPSGLDLGELKPRFGELLMTASGKVELAPEPLAEEVGRLKERLAAEPADLLLIGRRQLRSNNSWLHNVPTLVGGSNQCTLQVNPADIERLGLGERAIIKSAAGELVVPVEATDTIMAGVVSLPHGWGHTEKSMPVALAHAGVNANALTNEMVIDRASGNAVFSGVPVTVRPA comes from the coding sequence ATGAGAACCGCGCACCGGACCTGCCCCATCTGCGACGCCATCTGCGGCCTGCGGCTCACCGTCGACGACGGCGGCCAGGTCACGTCGGTCAAGGGCGACCGCGACGACCCGCTGTCCAAGGGCTACCTGTGCCCCAAGGGCGCCAGCCTGGCCAACATCGACGCCGACCCCGACCGCCTGCGCATGCCGATGATCCGTGAGGGCGAGCAGTGGCGCGAGGCGAGCTGGGAAGAGGCGTTCCGCGCGGTCGACACGGGTCTGCGCGCCGTCATGGACACCCATGGCCGGGACGCGGTCGGTGTCTACTTCGGCAACCCGACCTATCACACGATGGCGGGTTTCATGTACCGCCAACCGCTCTCGCAGTCCCTGGGCAGCCGCAACGTCTACTCGGCCGCGACGATCGACCAGATGCCCAAACACGTCTCCACCGGCCTGATGTTCGGCGACGCCATGGCATTCCCCGTGCCCGACATCGACCGTACAGACTATCTCCTGGTCCTCGGCGCGAACCCGTTGGTGTCCAACGGCTCCCTCTGTGTGGCCCCCGACTTCGGCGGCAGGCTCAAGGCTTTGAAGGCGCGTGGCGGCAAGCTCGTGGTGGCCGACCCCCGCCGGACCCGGACCGCCGCGGTCGCGGACGAGCACCTGGCCATTCGTCCGGGTACCGACCCGTACTTCCTGTTGTCGATCGTGCATACGTTGCTCACCGAGGATCTGACGACTATCGAGGTCCCTGTCGCGGGCCTTGATGAACTGCGCGCGCTCGCTGCCGACTTCAGTCCGGCGGTGACGGAGTCGATCACCGGTATCGCGTCCGCGACGACTCACCGCGTGGCCCGTGAACTGGCCGCCGCCCCGAGCGCGGCGGTGTATGGGCGGATCGGCACCAGCACGGTCGAGTTCGGCACGGTGGCGCAGTGGTTGATCGACACGGTCAACATCCTGACCGGAAACTTTGACTCTCCTGGCGGCGTGATGTTCACCCGCACGGCCGCGTTCGAGATCTTCCGGACTGGTCAGACGTTCGCGATGGGTTCCTGGCACAGTCGGGTTCGCGGGCTTCCGGAGATTCTTGGCGAGGTTCCGGTCGCCACTCTCGCTGATGAGATCGAGACGCCTGGGGAGGGTCAGGTTCGGGCGATGATCATGATTGCCGGGAATCTCGTTCTGTCGGCGCCCAACGGACCGCGGCTTGACCGGGCGTTCGCGGACCTCGATTTCATGGTCTGCGTCGATCCCTATCTCAACGAGACCACTAAGCACGCCAACGTCATCCTCCCCCCGCCAGGCATCCTCCAGGCCCCGCATTACGACTTCCTTGAGTTGACGGTGGTCGTGCGCAACTACGTCCGTTTCTCGCCCGCTGTGAAGCCGCTGGCGGATGACCAGCGCTCGGAGGCGGAGATTCTGGCCAAGTTGACGATGATCGTCAGCGGTATGGGGCCGGATGGTGAGGTGGCGGGCTTTGACGAGATGGTCATCGGCGGGCTTCTGGAGGCTATGACTCAGATCCCGATCACTACGATCGCTGGTCGTGATCCTGTTGAGGTTCGAGCGGAACTTACCGGTGACACCGGCCCCGAGATCTTCCTGGACGCGTTGCTGAAACTCGGACCGTACGGGCTCTCGTTGGCGGAACTGAAGAAGCACCCCAGCGGACTTGATCTGGGTGAGTTGAAGCCGCGGTTTGGTGAGCTTCTCATGACGGCGTCGGGCAAGGTCGAACTGGCGCCGGAACCCCTTGCCGAAGAAGTGGGACGACTGAAGGAGCGTCTGGCGGCTGAGCCTGCCGATCTGTTGCTCATCGGGCGTAGGCAGTTGAGGTCGAACAACAGTTGGCTGCACAACGTCCCCACGTTGGTTGGTGGGAGCAACCAATGCACGCTTCAGGTGAACCCCGCCGACATCGAACGACTCGGCCTGGGGGAGCGGGCGATCATCAAGTCGGCGGCGGGTGAGCTTGTCGTGCCGGTGGAGGCGACCGACACGATCATGGCGGGCGTGGTGAGCCTGCCGCACGGTTGGGGCCATACGGAGAAGTCGATGCCAGTGGCGCTGGCTCATGCAGGGGTCAACGCGAACGCGCTCACCAACGAGATGGTCATCGATCGGGCGTCGGGAAACGCGGTGTTCTCCGGAGTGCCCGTGACGGTCCGACCCGCTTAA
- a CDS encoding helix-turn-helix domain-containing protein, protein MKPVVRKAISAIRARYAEPITLTELASEVFISPFHFSRVFAKETGVTPGRYLTAVRLFEAKRLLLTTSLTVSDIVCGVGYSSVGTFTSRFTKAVGLTPTQYRSPDVSKLLLALAPEFFFMPSLDDLRGAGAPVGLASSADAVHGRVRFPDGLRGEVLVGLFADPIPQSAPVAFQYLSADGSGQFTIPAVPTGTWYPLAMARAVNGPILLDTPRTPVVVGEGRPTDLRIQLRELDPTDPPIAVTLARRETLGSVRAPRLRAV, encoded by the coding sequence ATGAAACCCGTAGTGCGGAAGGCCATCTCGGCGATCCGAGCCCGCTACGCCGAGCCGATCACCTTGACCGAGTTGGCCTCCGAGGTGTTCATCAGCCCCTTCCACTTCTCGCGCGTGTTCGCCAAGGAGACCGGGGTGACCCCCGGCCGCTACCTCACCGCGGTCCGGCTGTTCGAGGCCAAGAGACTGCTGCTGACCACGTCCCTGACCGTCTCCGACATCGTCTGCGGCGTCGGGTACAGCAGTGTCGGGACGTTCACCAGCCGCTTCACCAAGGCCGTCGGCCTGACCCCCACGCAGTACCGCTCGCCCGACGTGTCGAAGTTGCTGCTCGCGCTGGCCCCGGAGTTCTTCTTCATGCCGTCCCTGGACGACCTGCGCGGCGCGGGTGCGCCGGTCGGCCTGGCATCGAGCGCCGACGCGGTCCACGGCCGAGTGCGCTTCCCGGACGGTTTGCGCGGTGAGGTCCTTGTCGGCCTGTTCGCCGACCCGATCCCACAGAGCGCCCCGGTCGCGTTCCAGTACCTGTCGGCGGACGGGTCCGGCCAGTTCACCATTCCCGCTGTGCCCACGGGGACTTGGTACCCGCTGGCGATGGCGCGCGCGGTCAACGGCCCGATCCTGCTTGACACGCCTCGCACCCCGGTCGTGGTGGGCGAGGGCCGCCCGACGGACCTACGGATCCAACTGCGTGAGCTGGACCCGACGGATCCGCCGATCGCGGTCACGTTGGCCCGCCGCGAAACTCTCGGTTCCGTTCGGGCGCCCCGACTTCGGGCGGTGTGA
- a CDS encoding acireductone dioxygenase: MTLLQVMPENDSSTVLLRTRDLTEIAAQLAPFNITLEQWGTVPLPAGAGQDEVLAAYRDEVARVSAEGPYPLVDVVRLVPDDTDPEWPAKADGARQKFLNEHTHDEDEVRFFVEGTGCFYLHLGDKVYAVVCEAGDLMSVPAGTTHWFDMGSRPYFCAIRFFQEEDGWVAGFTGATISETMPTLDELLAPAS; this comes from the coding sequence ATGACCCTGCTGCAGGTCATGCCGGAGAACGACAGCTCGACGGTGCTGCTGCGCACCCGCGACCTGACCGAGATCGCCGCCCAACTCGCTCCGTTCAACATCACCTTGGAGCAGTGGGGCACCGTCCCGCTGCCCGCGGGCGCGGGCCAGGACGAGGTGCTCGCGGCGTACCGGGACGAGGTCGCCCGGGTGTCCGCCGAGGGCCCATACCCGCTGGTGGACGTCGTGCGGCTGGTCCCGGACGACACCGACCCGGAGTGGCCCGCCAAGGCCGACGGTGCCCGCCAGAAGTTCCTCAACGAGCACACCCACGACGAGGACGAGGTCCGTTTCTTCGTCGAGGGCACGGGCTGCTTCTACCTCCACCTCGGCGACAAGGTCTACGCCGTGGTCTGCGAGGCGGGCGACCTGATGTCGGTGCCCGCGGGCACCACCCACTGGTTCGACATGGGCTCGCGCCCATACTTCTGCGCCATCCGCTTCTTCCAGGAGGAAGACGGCTGGGTCGCGGGCTTCACCGGCGCCACCATCTCCGAGACCATGCCCACCCTGGACGAACTGCTGGCTCCCGCGTCGTGA
- a CDS encoding DNA-binding response regulator, protein MIRVLLAEDMHMVRGALVALLNLEEDIEVVAEVAEGDKIVPTALQCSPDVAIIDIDLPGKDGLTAAVELHAELPSCRTLILTSLGRPATVRRALAAKVNGFMLKDAPADKLANAARRVAAGERVVDSQLALAAWDMPDCPLTDRETEILRLAADGLDAQQIAGRLFLSPGTVRNYLASIVTKLNARNRVDAIRIAREAGWL, encoded by the coding sequence GTGATCAGGGTGCTGCTCGCCGAGGACATGCATATGGTCCGGGGTGCGCTTGTGGCGCTGCTCAACCTCGAAGAGGACATCGAGGTAGTGGCCGAAGTAGCCGAGGGCGACAAGATCGTGCCCACGGCCCTCCAATGCTCGCCTGATGTCGCCATCATCGACATCGACCTGCCTGGAAAAGACGGCCTGACCGCCGCCGTCGAACTCCACGCCGAACTACCGTCGTGCCGCACCCTGATCCTGACCAGCCTCGGCAGGCCTGCGACGGTCCGCCGGGCACTGGCCGCGAAGGTCAACGGCTTCATGCTCAAGGACGCCCCCGCCGACAAACTCGCCAACGCCGCCCGCCGAGTAGCCGCAGGTGAGCGAGTTGTGGACAGTCAACTGGCACTGGCCGCCTGGGACATGCCCGACTGCCCACTCACCGATCGCGAAACCGAGATCCTGCGCCTCGCAGCGGATGGTTTGGACGCTCAACAGATCGCGGGCAGGCTGTTCCTCTCCCCCGGCACCGTACGCAACTACCTGGCCTCCATCGTCACCAAGCTGAACGCCCGCAACCGCGTGGACGCCATCCGCATAGCCCGAGAAGCAGGCTGGCTGTAG
- the mtnC gene encoding acireductone synthase: MIRHVVLDIEGTTSPLSAVHDVLFPYARDRITPWITGGREGTAEVSSGVREFVGRRLDAAEVAAVLVDWHDRNLKHSPLKTLHGLIWAEGFAAGDLTGVIYPDVPPALAAWQAAGVGRWIYSSGSVLAQRLWFSRTDHGDLLGLLDGHFDTVTGGPKKETASYQRIAAAIGAAGPEILFLSDAVAELDAAQAAGWQTIGVSRPQDDNPDVGTHRAVKDFGDI, from the coding sequence GTGATCCGGCATGTAGTGCTCGATATCGAGGGCACCACCAGCCCTCTGTCGGCGGTCCACGACGTGCTTTTCCCGTACGCGCGGGACCGGATCACCCCGTGGATCACCGGTGGTCGGGAGGGCACGGCGGAGGTATCCAGCGGCGTGCGGGAGTTCGTCGGCCGACGCCTCGACGCGGCCGAGGTCGCCGCGGTGCTGGTCGACTGGCACGACCGCAACCTGAAACACAGTCCACTGAAGACACTGCACGGCCTGATCTGGGCAGAGGGCTTCGCCGCGGGCGACCTGACCGGCGTCATCTACCCGGACGTCCCACCCGCTCTGGCGGCGTGGCAGGCAGCGGGCGTCGGCCGATGGATCTATTCGTCGGGATCCGTGCTCGCGCAACGACTTTGGTTCTCCCGCACCGACCACGGCGACCTGCTCGGTCTGCTGGACGGCCATTTCGACACGGTCACCGGCGGCCCGAAGAAGGAAACCGCCTCGTACCAGCGCATTGCCGCCGCCATCGGCGCCGCTGGGCCGGAAATCCTCTTCCTGTCGGACGCGGTGGCGGAACTCGACGCCGCCCAGGCCGCGGGCTGGCAGACGATCGGCGTGAGCAGGCCGCAGGACGACAACCCCGACGTCGGCACCCACCGAGCCGTCAAGGACTTCGGCGACATCTGA
- a CDS encoding FAD-dependent oxidoreductase gives MSPAAGQFGSKTAQTDFEQAASRSVRAALEFSASPLQGSPTSGVHSAGRAVMQEQKTSVLVVGGGVVGLSSALFLANAGVAVTLVERHPGTSIHPRAWGWYERTLEIFRAAGVEKQVLEAAKGFADHRINGKVVSLLGTEIGRQILPDADDLRAITPCKHVSLGQDRMEPIVRAAAASAGAELLFNTGLIDLTQSADGVDAIVVDRVEGVERRIKADYVIAADGARSPLREKLGVGAQGRGAFRHQVSILFRADLTGPLNGRRFSICQIENPEFTAVLGHDDTLTEGTLIVTYKPEDGESVGDFTTERSVELVRAAIGDDAYPVEIRDVLPWEMAGIVAERLRVDRVFFAGDSAHIVPPIGGYGANLGIHDAHNLAWKLAAVLAGHAGVELLDTYEAERAPVARLTVAQGGLRLAMRAGFATDEQKSQVIDPLAMTLGYRYTPGQPIHPSELTGEPGTRAPHLWLDGDLESTVDVFGADFVLLAGSDGQAWVEAAQKLAARNEVPVTAFRVGTDLIDRDGVFPTAYGVAADGAALVRPDGFVAWRSSGSVDQAEAELATALSSALARTDIA, from the coding sequence ATGTCCCCCGCCGCCGGGCAATTCGGCTCGAAAACCGCTCAAACGGACTTCGAGCAGGCCGCTTCGAGGTCTGTTCGAGCGGCCTTGGAGTTCTCGGCATCACCCTTGCAGGGAAGTCCGACGAGCGGGGTTCATTCGGCCGGGAGGGCAGTGATGCAGGAACAGAAGACCTCGGTGCTGGTGGTCGGCGGAGGTGTGGTCGGGCTTTCCAGCGCCCTCTTCCTCGCCAACGCCGGCGTGGCGGTCACGCTGGTCGAGCGCCACCCCGGCACGTCCATCCACCCGCGCGCGTGGGGCTGGTACGAGCGCACCCTGGAGATCTTCCGCGCCGCGGGCGTGGAGAAGCAGGTGCTGGAGGCGGCCAAAGGTTTCGCCGACCACCGGATCAACGGCAAGGTGGTGTCGCTGCTGGGCACCGAGATCGGGCGGCAGATCCTGCCCGACGCCGACGACCTGCGCGCGATCACCCCGTGCAAGCACGTCTCGCTCGGCCAGGACCGAATGGAGCCGATCGTGCGCGCCGCGGCGGCGTCGGCGGGCGCGGAACTGCTGTTCAACACTGGCCTCATCGACTTGACCCAGTCCGCCGACGGTGTCGACGCGATCGTGGTCGACCGGGTCGAGGGCGTCGAGCGCCGGATCAAGGCCGACTACGTCATCGCCGCCGACGGCGCCCGTTCCCCGCTGCGCGAGAAGCTCGGCGTCGGCGCCCAGGGCCGCGGCGCGTTCCGCCACCAGGTCAGCATCCTGTTCCGGGCCGATCTCACGGGCCCGCTGAACGGCCGCCGGTTCTCCATCTGCCAGATCGAGAACCCCGAGTTCACCGCGGTCCTCGGCCACGACGACACCCTCACCGAGGGCACGCTGATCGTCACCTACAAGCCCGAGGACGGCGAGTCGGTCGGGGACTTCACCACCGAGCGCAGCGTCGAGCTGGTCCGCGCCGCCATCGGCGACGACGCCTACCCGGTCGAGATCCGCGATGTCCTGCCGTGGGAGATGGCGGGCATCGTCGCGGAGCGCCTGCGCGTGGACCGGGTGTTCTTCGCGGGCGACTCGGCCCACATCGTTCCCCCGATCGGCGGCTACGGCGCCAACCTGGGCATCCACGACGCGCACAACCTCGCCTGGAAGCTCGCGGCGGTGCTCGCGGGCCACGCTGGCGTGGAACTGCTGGACACCTACGAGGCCGAACGCGCCCCGGTCGCCCGCCTGACCGTCGCCCAGGGCGGCCTGCGGCTGGCCATGCGCGCCGGTTTCGCCACCGACGAGCAGAAGTCCCAGGTCATCGACCCTCTGGCGATGACCCTGGGCTACCGCTACACCCCCGGCCAGCCGATCCACCCGTCGGAACTGACCGGCGAGCCCGGCACCCGCGCCCCGCACCTGTGGCTCGACGGCGACCTTGAGTCCACTGTGGACGTCTTTGGTGCCGACTTCGTCCTGCTGGCCGGGTCCGACGGCCAGGCGTGGGTCGAGGCGGCGCAGAAGCTGGCCGCCCGCAACGAGGTCCCGGTGACGGCGTTCCGCGTCGGCACCGACCTGATCGACCGCGACGGTGTGTTCCCCACGGCCTACGGCGTGGCGGCGGACGGCGCGGCGCTGGTCCGGCCGGACGGGTTCGTGGCCTGGCGGTCGAGCGGCTCGGTCGACCAGGCGGAGGCGGAACTGGCGACCGCGCTCAGCAGTGCGCTGGCGCGCACGGATATCGCTTAA
- a CDS encoding AfsR/SARP family transcriptional regulator — translation MDEVDYAPTGPKVLQLLALLLMRAGQVVDADTIIRELWAQDPPRSVRKTMQTYVYHLRQCIERNGLAAGDVVVTKPPGYVFKVDREQIDVFTFQRLCKQGRDLLATDPAAAANTLRAALALWAGPPMANVPCGPVLSAYAVDLEEQYNAARYLRIQAEIEAGQHRALIPELRSLVAENPHDEGLHGQLMKALGLSGRRLEALEMYRDLRTKLNEELGLEPCADLQKLQRELLSVGTSTS, via the coding sequence ATGGACGAAGTGGACTACGCACCCACCGGGCCGAAAGTGCTGCAGCTTCTCGCACTGCTGCTAATGCGCGCGGGCCAGGTCGTCGACGCAGACACGATCATCCGGGAATTATGGGCCCAGGACCCGCCCCGAAGCGTCCGCAAGACCATGCAGACCTACGTCTACCACCTGCGGCAATGCATCGAGCGCAACGGCCTGGCGGCGGGCGACGTGGTGGTAACCAAGCCGCCGGGGTACGTGTTCAAAGTGGACCGCGAGCAGATCGACGTCTTCACCTTCCAGCGGCTCTGCAAACAGGGCCGCGACCTCCTGGCCACCGACCCGGCCGCGGCGGCCAACACGCTACGGGCGGCGTTGGCGCTGTGGGCGGGACCGCCGATGGCCAACGTGCCGTGCGGGCCGGTGCTGTCGGCGTACGCGGTCGACCTGGAGGAGCAGTACAACGCCGCCCGATACCTGCGCATCCAGGCCGAGATCGAGGCGGGCCAGCACCGCGCCCTGATCCCCGAGCTGCGTTCCCTGGTCGCGGAGAACCCGCACGACGAGGGCCTGCACGGGCAGCTGATGAAGGCACTGGGACTGAGCGGACGGCGCCTGGAGGCCCTGGAGATGTACCGCGACCTGCGGACGAAGCTGAACGAGGAACTCGGCCTCGAACCCTGCGCTGATCTGCAGAAACTGCAACGGGAGCTGCTGTCGGTCGGGACGTCCACAAGCTGA
- a CDS encoding DUF397 domain-containing protein has translation MTLGRWRKSSSSNNSEGNCVEVALHSGQAGVRDSKNADGPRLAVDRLAWSAFVTAIKR, from the coding sequence ATGACCCTTGGCAGGTGGCGCAAGAGCAGCTCTAGCAACAATTCCGAGGGCAACTGCGTCGAAGTCGCCCTTCATTCGGGCCAGGCCGGTGTCCGGGATTCCAAGAACGCGGATGGACCCAGGTTGGCGGTTGACCGCTTGGCCTGGTCCGCCTTCGTCACCGCTATCAAACGTTAG
- a CDS encoding helix-turn-helix transcriptional regulator, translating to MRAKSRAGGRELGALLRRHREKAGLTLDMLSARIGKSTTFLHRLEVGERSATSETEVVHYMVACGSTYQAVDELVRLSKETIHDRGYRLCSSGQFMSDSLRSLVFHEANATRLVNYEPEVIPGLLQTQPYIEALLSREDIPVDRRQERVKDRLERQQILIRNRQAKFTFVIHERALRLEVGDYRIMTDQLYAMMFFADQWNISIRVMPASARHRALFGGSFLYLDHDKYSPMVYLDAALGGFIVEDRDYVEAQRSLLRQIVKVSLNEEESRMFITTLADEYDRAEGYWDDPWQVAQEQL from the coding sequence ATGCGAGCAAAGAGTCGGGCAGGCGGGCGTGAACTTGGCGCCCTGCTGCGCCGCCACCGTGAGAAGGCCGGGCTGACCCTGGACATGCTGTCAGCCCGGATCGGCAAGTCGACAACGTTCTTGCACCGCTTGGAAGTGGGGGAGCGGTCGGCGACCTCGGAGACAGAGGTCGTCCACTACATGGTCGCCTGCGGCTCGACCTACCAGGCCGTCGATGAGTTGGTCCGCCTTTCCAAGGAGACCATCCACGATCGAGGGTATCGGCTGTGTTCGAGCGGCCAGTTCATGTCGGATTCGCTCCGGTCGCTCGTCTTCCACGAGGCCAATGCAACCCGGCTGGTGAACTATGAACCAGAGGTGATCCCGGGCCTGCTGCAAACCCAGCCATACATCGAGGCGTTGCTCAGTCGCGAGGACATCCCGGTCGACAGGCGGCAAGAGCGAGTCAAGGATCGCTTGGAGCGGCAGCAGATCCTGATTCGGAACCGGCAGGCGAAGTTCACCTTCGTCATCCACGAGCGCGCGCTTCGGCTTGAGGTCGGCGACTACCGGATCATGACCGACCAGCTGTACGCCATGATGTTCTTCGCCGACCAGTGGAACATCAGCATCCGAGTCATGCCCGCGTCCGCCCGCCACCGAGCCCTGTTCGGTGGATCGTTTCTCTACCTTGACCACGACAAGTATTCGCCGATGGTCTACCTCGACGCGGCACTCGGCGGATTCATCGTGGAAGATCGCGATTACGTGGAGGCGCAGAGGTCACTCCTGCGGCAGATAGTCAAGGTCTCCCTCAATGAGGAAGAATCCCGGATGTTCATCACCACATTGGCCGATGAGTACGACCGGGCGGAAGGCTACTGGGATGACCCTTGGCAGGTGGCGCAAGAGCAGCTCTAG
- a CDS encoding oxidoreductase — MPERVAVVGPGAIGSVCAAAVQQAGRYKTVLCGRRDPGRITVANERTGEKTVLPGPVLTSPADVHGPVDWVLLAVKAHQTAATAGYLSALCDEDTTVVVLQNGVEHRERVMPLVGQAAVLPAIVWFGAESVASNHVVLRAGSRIMVPSGEAGDRFASLMHGGMTLVETVDDFTTELWRKLTSNAVGGLMALTGRPAGIYRREDIQELARAMAAECLAVARAEGARLDDTVGGELVDALAAMAPGLGSSILADRVACRPLEWEARNGVVRRLGRRHGIATPVSDVVVPLLAATSESG, encoded by the coding sequence GTGCCGGAACGGGTAGCGGTGGTCGGTCCTGGAGCGATCGGCTCGGTGTGCGCGGCAGCGGTGCAGCAGGCCGGGCGGTACAAGACGGTACTGTGCGGACGACGCGATCCCGGTCGGATCACTGTGGCGAACGAGCGAACCGGCGAGAAGACCGTGTTGCCTGGACCCGTGCTCACTTCTCCGGCGGATGTGCACGGCCCGGTGGACTGGGTCCTGCTCGCTGTCAAGGCTCATCAGACCGCCGCGACGGCGGGCTATCTGTCGGCACTGTGCGATGAGGACACCACTGTGGTGGTCCTGCAAAACGGTGTCGAACACCGGGAGCGCGTCATGCCGCTGGTGGGGCAGGCCGCGGTACTTCCCGCGATCGTCTGGTTCGGCGCCGAGTCGGTGGCGTCGAACCACGTCGTGCTGCGGGCAGGCTCGCGGATAATGGTGCCCTCGGGCGAGGCGGGCGACAGGTTCGCCTCGCTGATGCACGGCGGAATGACCCTGGTCGAGACCGTGGACGACTTCACCACCGAACTGTGGCGCAAGCTCACGAGCAACGCGGTTGGTGGATTGATGGCCCTCACCGGGCGACCAGCGGGCATCTACCGCCGCGAAGACATTCAGGAACTCGCGCGGGCGATGGCCGCCGAATGCCTCGCGGTGGCTCGGGCCGAGGGCGCCCGACTGGACGACACGGTGGGCGGGGAACTGGTCGACGCCCTGGCCGCGATGGCGCCGGGCCTTGGTTCGTCCATCTTGGCCGACCGCGTCGCCTGCCGTCCCCTGGAATGGGAGGCCCGCAACGGCGTCGTGCGACGCCTGGGACGCCGACATGGCATCGCCACCCCAGTCAGTGACGTCGTCGTCCCGTTGTTGGCCGCGACCTCCGAGAGCGGCTAG
- a CDS encoding aminotransferase class V-fold PLP-dependent enzyme, with the protein MSTEAMLTRRVPVDQPSAPGPRVLGGDVVVDTPRGPLTYANLDYAASAPCAVVAHEAVNELLPYYASVHRGAGALSQRCTRAFEAARQTVGWFVGARPEDLVVFTRNTTDSLNLMAHLVPAGTRVVTFAGEHHANLLPWRDPIRLPVPATPADAVASLEQALAGLREPALVAVTGASNVTGEIWPIAELARVAHAHGARIALDAAQLAPHRRVDMAELDVDYLALSGHKLYAPFGSGILAGRADWMDAATPYLAGGGASRLVGDAIDDVAWHPAPARHEAGSPNVMGAVALAAVCEELDEADWTMMAAHEHELVDRLRNGFSSIPAVRQLSIFGAAQDRVGIVTFAIDGHDSSDVSAFLAKHYGIGVRDGLFCSHPLTRGLLKGASCSAPTAVRASFGLGSQLEHVDRLLTGIRELLS; encoded by the coding sequence ATGTCGACTGAGGCCATGCTCACCAGGCGGGTTCCCGTTGACCAACCCAGCGCCCCCGGGCCTCGGGTGCTCGGCGGCGACGTCGTCGTCGACACCCCGCGTGGCCCGCTCACCTACGCCAACCTGGACTACGCCGCGTCGGCGCCGTGCGCTGTCGTGGCCCACGAGGCGGTCAACGAGCTGCTGCCGTACTACGCCAGCGTGCACCGGGGCGCGGGCGCGCTCTCGCAGCGATGTACGCGCGCGTTCGAGGCGGCCCGGCAGACAGTCGGCTGGTTCGTCGGCGCGCGGCCGGAGGACCTGGTCGTGTTCACCCGCAACACGACCGACTCGCTCAACCTGATGGCCCATTTGGTCCCGGCGGGTACCCGGGTGGTGACGTTCGCGGGCGAGCACCACGCGAACCTGCTCCCGTGGCGCGACCCGATCCGCCTGCCCGTGCCCGCGACCCCGGCCGACGCGGTGGCGTCGCTGGAGCAAGCGCTTGCGGGACTGCGGGAACCGGCGCTGGTCGCGGTGACCGGCGCGTCGAACGTCACCGGGGAGATCTGGCCGATCGCCGAACTCGCCCGCGTCGCCCACGCCCACGGCGCCCGCATCGCCCTGGACGCCGCTCAGCTGGCCCCGCACCGCCGCGTCGACATGGCCGAACTCGACGTCGACTACCTGGCCCTGTCCGGTCACAAGCTCTACGCGCCCTTCGGCTCCGGCATCCTCGCGGGCCGCGCCGACTGGATGGACGCCGCGACGCCGTACCTGGCGGGCGGCGGCGCGAGCCGACTCGTCGGCGACGCCATCGACGATGTCGCCTGGCACCCGGCCCCGGCCCGCCACGAGGCGGGCAGCCCGAACGTGATGGGCGCGGTGGCTCTGGCGGCGGTGTGCGAGGAACTCGACGAGGCCGACTGGACGATGATGGCCGCGCACGAACACGAACTGGTCGACCGCCTCCGCAACGGTTTCTCGTCCATCCCGGCGGTGCGCCAGCTGTCGATCTTCGGAGCGGCGCAGGACCGGGTAGGCATCGTGACGTTCGCCATCGATGGGCACGACTCATCCGACGTGTCGGCGTTCCTGGCGAAGCACTACGGGATAGGCGTCCGGGACGGCCTGTTCTGCTCGCACCCGCTGACCCGGGGCCTACTGAAGGGCGCGTCCTGCTCGGCGCCGACGGCGGTCCGGGCGTCGTTCGGGCTGGGCTCGCAGCTGGAGCACGTGGACCGGCTGCTGACCGGGATTCGCGAACTACTGAGCTAG